A section of the Candidatus Thermoplasmatota archaeon genome encodes:
- a CDS encoding PRC-barrel domain-containing protein has product MKILESDLRGKTAMTEEGLYLGILRNSTVDERTGALLNILIEPSEDVDPRLYHLDNQGHLVFPFESIKSVKDVVIIGV; this is encoded by the coding sequence ATGAAGATACTTGAAAGTGATCTTAGAGGAAAAACAGCGATGACTGAAGAAGGCTTATACCTTGGAATTCTTAGGAATTCTACAGTTGACGAAAGAACAGGTGCCTTGTTGAATATCCTTATTGAGCCATCAGAGGATGTAGATCCACGTTTATATCACCTTGACAATCAAGGGCATTTGGTTTTCCCATTTGAATCAATAAAATCTGTTAAAGACGTAGTGATTATTGGGGTTTAA
- a CDS encoding ORC1-type DNA replication protein has translation MKNTVNSDIFGRLMKTDGLFVNREVMRHTYMPEILPHRDKEINSLASVFLPALRGETPSNVFIYGKTGTGKTAVAKFVGKELLKKGEEKGKKVNFIYINCEVVDTQYRLLQNIANHFIEDWSERIPFTGWPTDEVYSKLTHMIDEQGGVTIIILDEVDKLKGDEALYNLSRINSDLKNARVSIVGISNDLKFTEFLDPRVKSSLGEENMIFPPYNADELQDILRQRAAKALKDGVVDDDVIPLCSALAAQEHGDARRALDLLRMATELAERSNSSRVTKKHVKLAQNKIEIDRVTEVVRTLPTQSKLILTAILLQDKHNKKLDAPSVITTGEVYEIYKELCKKTRTDVLTQRRVADLISELDMLGVLNARVISKGRYGRTREINVSPSSENLMGILQEDEIFKELANYKFRGQTRLI, from the coding sequence ATAAAGAATACTGTAAACAGTGACATATTTGGCAGGCTAATGAAGACAGATGGCCTGTTTGTGAACAGAGAGGTTATGAGGCATACATATATGCCTGAGATACTGCCTCATAGAGATAAAGAGATAAATTCGTTGGCCTCTGTTTTCTTACCTGCTTTACGTGGTGAGACTCCATCAAATGTTTTTATTTATGGGAAAACAGGTACTGGTAAGACTGCTGTTGCAAAATTTGTTGGTAAAGAACTTTTAAAAAAGGGCGAGGAGAAAGGGAAAAAAGTTAATTTTATTTACATTAATTGTGAGGTTGTTGATACTCAGTATCGTCTACTCCAGAATATTGCTAATCATTTTATTGAGGACTGGTCCGAGAGGATTCCTTTTACTGGTTGGCCTACTGATGAGGTGTATTCTAAACTGACTCATATGATTGATGAACAGGGTGGTGTTACTATTATTATTCTTGATGAGGTCGATAAACTTAAGGGTGATGAGGCTTTGTATAATTTATCTAGGATTAACAGTGATCTTAAAAATGCGAGGGTTTCTATTGTTGGTATATCTAATGATTTGAAGTTTACTGAGTTTCTTGACCCGCGTGTTAAGTCTAGTCTTGGTGAGGAGAATATGATTTTTCCTCCTTATAATGCTGATGAGTTGCAGGATATACTTAGGCAGCGGGCTGCTAAGGCTTTGAAAGATGGTGTTGTTGATGATGATGTTATCCCTCTTTGTTCTGCTCTTGCTGCTCAGGAGCATGGTGATGCTCGTAGAGCCTTGGATCTTCTCAGGATGGCTACGGAGCTTGCTGAGCGTAGTAATTCCAGTAGGGTAACAAAGAAACATGTTAAGCTTGCGCAAAACAAGATTGAGATTGATCGTGTAACTGAAGTTGTTCGTACTCTTCCTACTCAGTCTAAGCTTATATTGACTGCTATCTTGCTGCAGGACAAGCATAACAAGAAACTAGATGCCCCTAGTGTTATAACAACTGGGGAGGTATATGAGATCTACAAAGAGTTATGTAAGAAAACTAGGACAGATGTTTTGACACAGCGGAGAGTTGCTGATCTTATCTCTGAGCTTGATATGCTCGGTGTTCTTAACGCTCGGGTTATATCAAAGGGGCGGTATGGCAGGACTAGGGAGATTAATGTGTCTCCTTCGTCTGAGAATTTGATGGGTATTTTGCAGGAAGACGAGATTTTTAAGGAACTTGCTAACTATAAATTCCGTGGGCAGACCCGCTTAATTTAG
- a CDS encoding DUF998 domain-containing protein, with protein sequence MQWGSIRIKDITKVAGICGILIPIVIFTGIGLAMVYSPWFEWTNHALSDLGVEGVSAFFFNNAMILGGVLTFMFSLGLMRFLSNKTGAYLLCASSLALIGIGLIPETIFYLHFFTSSSFFILLTLSFIIIGLTTKKKSFEKNLGLLATVFAFLAIISIIFVIPLDGVAIPESLACFPGFIWCMITGAKMVIS encoded by the coding sequence ATGCAATGGGGGAGCATTAGAATAAAGGATATTACAAAGGTTGCAGGAATATGTGGTATTTTGATCCCTATAGTTATATTCACAGGTATAGGTTTGGCTATGGTTTATTCCCCATGGTTTGAATGGACAAATCATGCTTTAAGTGATCTCGGTGTAGAAGGTGTTTCCGCTTTTTTCTTTAACAACGCTATGATATTAGGTGGTGTTCTAACATTCATGTTTTCATTAGGTTTGATGAGATTTTTATCAAACAAAACAGGGGCATATCTTCTTTGTGCTAGTTCATTAGCACTTATAGGAATCGGGTTGATACCAGAAACAATTTTTTATTTACATTTTTTTACATCAAGTTCATTCTTTATACTGTTGACATTGTCATTTATAATCATTGGACTAACAACTAAAAAGAAATCATTCGAAAAAAACCTTGGGTTGCTTGCAACTGTTTTTGCGTTTTTAGCAATCATATCAATAATTTTTGTTATACCCTTGGATGGTGTTGCTATTCCTGAATCATTAGCTTGTTTCCCCGGCTTTATCTGGTGTATGATAACAGGCGCAAAAATGGTAATCAGCTAA